In Sphingomonas sp. LT1P40, the DNA window GGCCCGCGCCATAAGCCTCCAGCTCGTCGCGGACGATGCGATAGCTGGTCGCCACGTCTTCGTCATTGGCATCGACCAGATGGAGCAGCACCTGACAACGCTCAATATGGCCCAGGAAACGGTCGCCAACCCCGGCACCTTCCGCCGCGCCCTCGATCAGGCCGGGGATGTCGGCGATCACGAACTCATTGCCCTTGTGCCGCACCACGCCGAGCTGGGGGCGCAGGGTCGTGAAGGCGTATGCGCCGACCTTGGCCTGTGCGTTCGACACGGCGTTGATGAAGGTGGATTTTCCCGCATTGGGCAGGCCGACCAGACCGGCGTCGGCCAGCAGCTTCAGCCGCAGCCAGACATAGGCTTCCTCACCCGGCCAGCCGGTGCCGTGCTGACGCGGGGTGCGGTTGGTGCTGGTTTTGTAACTGGCATTGCCACGTCCGCCGTCGCCGCCCTTCATGAAAACGATGCGCTGGCCTTCCTCGGTCAGGTCGGCAAGCAAGGTGCGCTCCTCGTCGTCCGCCAGAATCTGCGTGCCGATCGGCACCTTGATGACGAGATCGTCGCCGCCCGCGCCGGTGCGATTGGCACCCGCGCCGCCATGGCCGCGCGGGGCGCGGAAATGCTGGGTGTAGCGAAAGTCGATCAGCGTGTTCAGGCCCGGCACGGCTTCGAAAATAATGTCGCCACCCTTGCCGCCGTCGCCGCCATCGGGACCGCCATATTCGATATATTTCTCACGCCGAAAGCCGACGGCGCCGCCGCCGCCCCAGCCGGATTTCACGAAGATTTTTGCCTGGTCGAGGAAATGCATGGGTTTACCTAAATTGGATTGCGGCAGTGGGCCGAGCGCGGCGCTACTTAGCCACAAATTCGCCGCGGCCATAGGGCGGCGTCGTGCGCCCCTTGATCCAGTCGGCGACGAGACGGAAATAACCGTCGGTGACGCGGGTGGTGGTGCGGGCGCCATCGGGCGCCTGCGTGAACTCGACCATGCCGTGATCGGTGCCGGGGAAGCGGACGATGGCGATGTCCTGTCCCTCGCGGCGCAGCGTCTGGAGGCGATCGACGGTGGTCTGTGGCGGGGCCTCGCGGTCCTCGGCGGCGATCACCCATAGCTGCGGCATCTTCGCCTTGCGCAGCCAGCCCATCGCATCATAGCGCCAGTCGATGCCGAGATTGTCGAATTTCGCGCGGCCCTCGCGGCGCAACGTGGCTTCGTCGAGCGCGAGGATGTCGCCGGTGAACTCGCCCTTGATCTTGGCGAACCACGGTTCCTTGCCGTAGCGCGCTTTGACCGCCGCCAGCTTCTCATACCCTTCGGCGAAATGCGCGGCCATCAGCGCGCCGGTAGCGTCGGTGACTTCGCGCGCATTGGCCAGCACATCGGCACCGTGGCCCGCCTCGACCAGTTCGGTGCGGACTTCAGCGGCGTCCTCCTCCAGCGGGTTGATGAGCAGCCCGAAGCCAATTGCGACGAACTCGGCCCCGGCGTCGTTGGCGGCGCGCGGCGCAACCCAGCCGCCCTGGCTGCCGCCGTAAAGGCCGAAGCGCGCATAGCGGCCTGCGGCGAGGCGCTTTGCCTCCTTCGCGGCAGCGGCGGTGTCGGCGGCGAGGGCGTGGAAATCCTGATTATAGCTGCCTTCGGAATCGCCGGTGCCGCGCTTGTCATAGATGAAGGCGGAAATGCCTTGCGCCGCGAGGAGCCAACCATGCTGGGCGTGGCGGACGGCGGGGGTGCGTTCGGAGCCGTGGACCAGCACGACGAGCGGCGGCTTCGCTTTGCCGGTTGCCGAGGGTTCGACCAGCAAGCCGTTGAGCGTGAGGTTCCCGCTCTTGAATTTGGTGCGGGTGAGGCGAAGCGGCACTTTGGCATAAGCGACCGATACGCTGCCATCCTTCACGTCCACCGCGCCCTCGCGGCAGGTGACGGTGCCGTCATTGGTCAGCCCGAAGCGGCCATCGACGGTCCACCAGCGCCAGGCGCCGGTCTGCGCGGTGTCGGGACGCTCCATGATGACGATGTTGCGGCCTTGGCGGTCGGCATAGACGCCTGGTTCACAGGGGACGGCGGCGGCCTGTGCGGCGATTGCCAGAAGCGGGATCAGCATGATTCAACCCCACATTGTCTGAAAACGGGGGGAGGCGATCAGCTGGCGCAGTGCGATTTCGCGCGCGGCCCCCCGTGGCAGATCGAGCGATTTGGCGAGGCGTTCGCCGAGCAGCGCATCGCCCATTGCCATCAGGACGAGACTCAGCGTGTCCTCGCGCAGCGCGA includes these proteins:
- the obgE gene encoding GTPase ObgE — encoded protein: MHFLDQAKIFVKSGWGGGGAVGFRREKYIEYGGPDGGDGGKGGDIIFEAVPGLNTLIDFRYTQHFRAPRGHGGAGANRTGAGGDDLVIKVPIGTQILADDEERTLLADLTEEGQRIVFMKGGDGGRGNASYKTSTNRTPRQHGTGWPGEEAYVWLRLKLLADAGLVGLPNAGKSTFINAVSNAQAKVGAYAFTTLRPQLGVVRHKGNEFVIADIPGLIEGAAEGAGVGDRFLGHIERCQVLLHLVDANDEDVATSYRIVRDELEAYGAGLIDKRIIVALNKVDMLDDELIAALSAELEEASGTEVIAISGAAGIGVDWALDKLLEAVGPDHARVRDDDEGSEQLEWSPV
- a CDS encoding alpha/beta hydrolase family protein — protein: MLIPLLAIAAQAAAVPCEPGVYADRQGRNIVIMERPDTAQTGAWRWWTVDGRFGLTNDGTVTCREGAVDVKDGSVSVAYAKVPLRLTRTKFKSGNLTLNGLLVEPSATGKAKPPLVVLVHGSERTPAVRHAQHGWLLAAQGISAFIYDKRGTGDSEGSYNQDFHALAADTAAAAKEAKRLAAGRYARFGLYGGSQGGWVAPRAANDAGAEFVAIGFGLLINPLEEDAAEVRTELVEAGHGADVLANAREVTDATGALMAAHFAEGYEKLAAVKARYGKEPWFAKIKGEFTGDILALDEATLRREGRAKFDNLGIDWRYDAMGWLRKAKMPQLWVIAAEDREAPPQTTVDRLQTLRREGQDIAIVRFPGTDHGMVEFTQAPDGARTTTRVTDGYFRLVADWIKGRTTPPYGRGEFVAK